From the genome of Fibrobacter sp., one region includes:
- a CDS encoding TolC family protein — protein MKVRLPAYALLLSAALAHAAVATAAQDTARIQKAVQAENAQNAADSVNAKASAQTAADTAAAKDSAKIAADTAPAKDSAKIAADTAPAIEDSLVLDFEKALKAVIESNTDVQEAKYEWLSYSEMAKGYYGEFEPHLIGRVNKERADKPGALFTETKDEYKIGIQGKLPTGTEYNVGFNQATYTHSDYTSELYFGGELRQHLLKDGLLYFTPTNNIRQARLQREIAYQKYRYALNEILEKFHDSYWNYYYAQQTLMFATESARVAKQITEDASKRLQLGMLSSLDYQKTIAEYSDRESARLAALDQLRGARLTLLLMLSVSDIVRDPRPIAIRPESEVDTTNVADSLIAPDSVCSMHPAYLQQKAELDLREEELHKHKTSFLPTVDLIGSYGIRTRDKDARKAVREFKHPEDRQTVLAGGIEIDVPLFANVHERHQISAEKANVRAARTRLALIQNRLYEEYRILQNRAREIREQWKYSRTAVTYHETELQEEFKKMELGKSNYHQIFEMEEDLRAAQQRHLENMRDLRVIDVRLSRAKGKLLLQNGLENWKQGALILREELLHE, from the coding sequence ATGAAGGTCCGGTTGCCCGCATACGCCCTTCTGCTTTCCGCGGCACTCGCGCACGCCGCCGTGGCGACGGCCGCCCAAGATACCGCACGTATCCAGAAAGCCGTGCAGGCAGAAAACGCGCAGAACGCGGCCGATTCCGTGAACGCCAAGGCTTCCGCACAGACTGCAGCCGATACCGCAGCGGCAAAAGATTCCGCGAAGATCGCAGCCGATACCGCGCCGGCAAAGGATTCCGCGAAGATTGCGGCCGATACCGCGCCGGCCATCGAAGATTCGCTGGTTCTGGATTTCGAGAAGGCGCTGAAAGCGGTCATCGAGAGCAACACGGACGTTCAGGAAGCCAAGTACGAATGGCTCTCCTATTCCGAGATGGCGAAGGGCTACTACGGCGAATTCGAGCCGCACCTCATCGGCCGAGTGAACAAGGAACGCGCCGACAAGCCGGGCGCACTTTTCACCGAGACCAAGGACGAATACAAGATAGGCATCCAGGGCAAGCTCCCCACCGGGACGGAATACAACGTCGGGTTCAACCAGGCGACCTACACGCACAGCGACTACACCTCGGAACTCTACTTCGGCGGTGAACTGCGCCAGCACCTGCTCAAGGACGGCCTGCTCTACTTCACCCCCACCAACAACATCCGCCAGGCCCGCCTGCAGCGGGAAATCGCCTACCAGAAGTACCGCTACGCTCTGAACGAGATTCTCGAGAAGTTCCATGATTCGTACTGGAACTACTACTACGCACAACAGACCCTGATGTTCGCGACCGAATCGGCTCGGGTGGCAAAGCAGATAACCGAGGACGCCAGCAAGAGGCTCCAGCTGGGCATGCTCTCGTCGCTCGACTACCAGAAGACCATCGCCGAATATTCCGACCGCGAAAGCGCCAGGCTCGCGGCGCTCGACCAGTTGCGCGGCGCAAGGCTCACCCTGCTGCTCATGCTCTCGGTAAGCGACATCGTCCGCGACCCGCGACCCATCGCCATCAGGCCCGAAAGCGAGGTAGACACCACGAACGTCGCCGACAGCCTCATCGCCCCCGATTCCGTATGCAGCATGCACCCGGCATACCTGCAGCAGAAGGCGGAACTCGACCTGCGGGAAGAGGAACTGCACAAGCACAAGACGAGCTTTTTGCCCACGGTGGACCTGATCGGCAGCTACGGCATACGCACGCGCGACAAGGACGCCCGCAAGGCGGTGCGCGAATTCAAGCACCCCGAAGACAGGCAGACCGTGCTCGCGGGCGGAATCGAGATAGACGTGCCGCTTTTCGCGAACGTGCACGAACGGCACCAGATTTCGGCCGAAAAGGCGAACGTGCGGGCGGCGCGCACCAGGCTCGCGCTCATACAGAACCGCCTGTACGAAGAATACCGCATATTGCAGAACCGCGCTCGTGAAATCCGCGAACAGTGGAAATACAGCCGCACGGCGGTAACCTACCACGAGACCGAGCTGCAAGAAGAATTCAAGAAGATGGAACTCGGCAAGAGCAACTACCACCAGATTTTCGAGATGGAAGAAGACCTGCGGGCCGCACAGCAGCGGCACCTCGAGAACATGCGCGACCTTCGGGTCATCGACGTGAGACTTTCGAGGGCGAAAGGCAAGCTTTTGCTGCAGAACGGGCTGGAAAACTGGAAGCAGGGTGCGCTCATCCTGCGGGAGGAACTACTGCATGAGTAA
- a CDS encoding DUF2314 domain-containing protein: MNKFSFFKKVIFLSLMLCVGGFAAEDQLFGMTPEMSKLIAPYIEKARATFPAVKKKYIAGDYVREKRQLDVQIELTDKNGDREMVFIVVTQCLGNRFQGIIVNDIQLLKEYKNGDTLSFSQDQVKNWVVVDSKGNEEGNFVGKAIEAFDSGIVGVFFEGVFKKGKFEFKYQDAQSAKYQNSIDGIVSQDIIAEITKRLKASYEKKLREGQKFEEGKPFYTYGIYDFRTGEVKR, encoded by the coding sequence ATGAATAAATTCAGTTTTTTCAAGAAAGTCATTTTTCTGTCGCTCATGCTGTGTGTCGGTGGGTTTGCTGCCGAGGACCAGCTGTTTGGCATGACTCCGGAAATGAGTAAGCTCATCGCCCCGTATATCGAAAAGGCTAGGGCGACGTTCCCTGCGGTCAAGAAGAAATACATCGCGGGCGACTATGTGCGCGAAAAACGTCAATTGGATGTGCAAATCGAACTTACCGACAAGAACGGTGACAGGGAGATGGTTTTTATTGTGGTTACCCAATGCCTTGGAAATCGTTTCCAAGGGATTATCGTTAATGATATTCAGCTTCTCAAGGAGTACAAGAATGGCGATACCCTCTCTTTTTCGCAGGACCAGGTAAAGAACTGGGTTGTCGTGGATTCCAAGGGCAACGAGGAAGGCAATTTCGTGGGGAAGGCTATCGAGGCGTTTGATTCTGGGATTGTCGGTGTCTTTTTCGAGGGGGTGTTCAAGAAGGGCAAGTTTGAGTTCAAGTACCAGGATGCCCAATCGGCGAAATACCAGAACAGCATAGATGGAATCGTTTCGCAGGATATCATTGCGGAAATAACCAAGCGGCTGAAGGCTTCGTACGAAAAGAAACTGCGCGAAGGGCAAAAGTTCGAGGAAGGGAAGCCTTTCTACACCTACGGGATATATGACTTCCGAACGGGCGAAGTGAAACGCTGA
- a CDS encoding efflux RND transporter periplasmic adaptor subunit produces the protein MSNAKPQIDASKLIKAMQSALNGSNAKIAQMTHVFEVAQNVLEYEKFKTAALALVGGLCDKYGAERVSLGWVKHDYVVLKSISHTDHFEKKMQVVKDLEGIMEEAFEQDAAIVYPAPENNVLSIREHEGYSRAYHSKYILSVPVRKGEDCIGIITCERNTKPFDDLDSEQIHLTATLCSARLVELYNKSNWFGVRMLRSMRKFLAKFLGFEHTWAKFFGILGIAFVLFAVFFPLPYKVSAPAILKTDKIIYTTAPFDGYIDTVYVKPGDVVYKGSPLLKLNQTELRLEEADLMAQEQDSRREIQKAQAAHQLAEMRIHQARLMQTLAKLKTVRYKLSMSTIVVTADSAIIIEGDLQKRLGAPVHQGSELFQMASIENIYVEINVPEEELRNVELGGQGLLAIKSRPDYVYRFNTTLISPTAEVKDQENTFAVRGEFVYRTPAWFRPGMTGVAKIFAGKKSLWWILSHQAIDYLRIKLWW, from the coding sequence ATGAGTAACGCCAAGCCGCAGATAGACGCATCCAAGCTCATCAAGGCGATGCAGAGCGCCCTGAACGGCTCCAATGCGAAAATCGCCCAGATGACGCACGTTTTCGAGGTCGCCCAGAACGTTCTGGAATACGAAAAGTTCAAGACGGCGGCACTCGCCCTCGTGGGCGGGCTGTGCGACAAGTACGGCGCCGAAAGAGTGAGCCTCGGCTGGGTGAAGCACGACTACGTGGTGCTCAAGTCCATCAGCCATACCGACCATTTCGAGAAGAAGATGCAGGTGGTAAAGGACCTCGAGGGCATCATGGAAGAAGCCTTCGAGCAAGACGCCGCCATAGTCTACCCCGCTCCCGAAAACAACGTGCTCTCCATCCGCGAGCACGAGGGGTACAGCCGCGCTTACCATTCCAAGTACATCCTCTCGGTGCCCGTGCGCAAGGGCGAAGACTGCATCGGGATAATCACCTGCGAACGCAATACCAAGCCCTTCGACGACCTCGATTCCGAACAGATCCACCTCACGGCGACCCTCTGCTCGGCAAGGCTCGTGGAACTCTACAACAAGAGCAACTGGTTCGGAGTCCGCATGCTCCGCTCCATGCGCAAGTTCCTCGCCAAGTTCCTCGGTTTCGAGCATACCTGGGCGAAGTTCTTCGGGATACTGGGAATCGCCTTCGTGCTGTTCGCCGTGTTCTTCCCGCTGCCCTACAAGGTGAGCGCCCCGGCCATATTGAAGACCGACAAGATTATCTACACCACCGCGCCCTTCGACGGCTACATCGATACCGTCTACGTGAAGCCGGGTGACGTCGTGTACAAGGGAAGCCCGCTCCTGAAACTCAACCAGACGGAACTCAGGCTCGAAGAAGCCGACCTGATGGCGCAGGAACAGGACAGCCGGCGCGAAATCCAAAAGGCGCAGGCGGCACACCAGCTCGCCGAAATGCGCATTCATCAGGCGCGGCTCATGCAGACCCTCGCAAAGCTCAAGACCGTGCGCTACAAGCTTTCCATGTCCACCATCGTCGTGACGGCAGACAGCGCCATCATCATCGAGGGCGACCTGCAGAAACGCCTGGGAGCGCCCGTGCATCAGGGCTCCGAACTGTTCCAGATGGCCTCCATCGAAAACATCTACGTCGAAATAAACGTTCCCGAAGAGGAACTGCGCAACGTGGAACTCGGCGGACAGGGACTGCTCGCCATCAAGAGCCGTCCGGACTACGTCTACCGCTTCAACACGACGCTCATAAGCCCCACCGCAGAAGTGAAGGACCAAGAAAACACCTTCGCCGTGCGCGGAGAATTCGTCTACAGGACGCCCGCGTGGTTCCGCCCCGGCATGACAGGCGTCGCAAAAATTTTCGCCGGAAAGAAGTCGCTCTGGTGGATTCTCTCGCACCAGGCAATCGATTACTTGCGCATCAAACTCTGGTGGTAA
- a CDS encoding carboxypeptidase-like regulatory domain-containing protein, translated as MNKIVVLLFLSALVACSVTDSESESYSKWNYSGYVLDASNGLGLDGATIIYQDAKGNSDTVTTDEDGSFYIDDLPYGSLSFSFSYTAIDGKDTTKYAPKVITAGSTNESSSMQGIVASVSNVVRLCPLNAGISGEFYIRDPVSGTPIPVAKVPVQVTHKDSAFINLVSDSYSSKTDSLGRFKFSNLPADSGLLLSIAPFTYKGLRYILSSTILPRLPAAQTKDIGRAYLVQDTLIVAKPRIKASNVMDSDMNGYKDISPLLTPYFVFNEELSDKSLGVKMSGDSAFILTPTIHKDTLFLKHDRPLPPSTEYSTTIVAYTKKNSERIEIELKDKSAFTTGRGLYAVTSNAWPQNENYKSVFSIDDTLWVKFSEKLSSNVERVQWHFIAKASRTISCNGKAATADAWINKDTLFVQMREKILDTRSPGDSVGMDVTVYAESGLYIEHLLIMAELEVPESSSSVADSTASSSSENAPESSEDGASSSSSEPDSSSAESAPSSSASVPTSSSSSEKSSSSVTASSSSNAG; from the coding sequence ATGAACAAAATCGTTGTTCTGCTGTTTTTGTCAGCTCTTGTCGCCTGTTCCGTCACCGATTCCGAAAGCGAGAGCTATTCCAAATGGAACTACTCGGGCTACGTGCTCGACGCAAGTAACGGCCTGGGCCTCGACGGCGCCACTATAATATATCAAGACGCGAAAGGCAACAGCGACACGGTGACAACCGACGAAGACGGCTCCTTCTACATCGACGACCTCCCCTACGGAAGCCTCTCCTTCTCGTTCAGCTACACCGCCATCGACGGCAAGGACACCACGAAATACGCACCGAAGGTAATCACGGCCGGTTCCACCAACGAGTCCTCCTCCATGCAGGGGATCGTGGCGAGCGTGAGCAACGTCGTGCGCCTCTGCCCGTTAAACGCCGGCATCTCGGGTGAATTCTACATCCGCGACCCGGTCTCGGGTACGCCCATCCCCGTCGCCAAGGTGCCCGTGCAGGTGACGCACAAGGATTCCGCGTTCATCAACCTCGTATCCGACAGCTATTCCTCCAAGACGGACTCTCTCGGACGCTTCAAGTTCAGCAACCTGCCCGCCGATTCCGGGCTCCTGCTCAGCATCGCCCCCTTCACCTACAAGGGCCTGCGCTACATCCTTTCTTCCACCATTCTTCCCAGGCTTCCCGCCGCGCAGACAAAGGACATCGGCCGCGCCTACCTGGTGCAGGACACGCTCATCGTCGCAAAGCCGCGCATCAAGGCGAGCAACGTCATGGATTCCGACATGAACGGCTACAAGGACATCTCGCCGCTCCTCACGCCCTACTTCGTGTTCAACGAGGAACTTTCGGACAAGAGCCTCGGCGTCAAAATGTCGGGCGATTCCGCATTCATCCTCACGCCGACCATCCACAAAGACACGCTGTTCCTCAAGCACGACAGGCCGCTCCCGCCGAGCACCGAATACTCGACGACCATCGTCGCCTACACCAAGAAGAACAGCGAACGCATCGAAATCGAACTGAAAGACAAATCCGCCTTCACCACCGGCCGCGGGCTCTACGCGGTGACAAGCAACGCGTGGCCGCAGAACGAGAACTACAAGTCGGTGTTCTCCATCGACGACACGCTGTGGGTGAAGTTCTCCGAGAAGCTGAGCAGCAACGTGGAACGCGTGCAGTGGCACTTCATCGCCAAGGCCTCCAGGACAATCTCCTGCAACGGCAAGGCCGCTACCGCGGACGCCTGGATAAACAAGGACACGCTCTTCGTGCAGATGCGCGAGAAGATTCTCGACACCAGGAGCCCGGGCGATTCCGTGGGCATGGACGTCACCGTCTACGCCGAAAGCGGGCTGTACATCGAGCACCTGCTCATAATGGCCGAACTCGAAGTGCCTGAGTCCTCCTCGAGCGTGGCCGACAGCACGGCAAGTTCTAGCAGCGAGAACGCCCCCGAAAGCAGCGAAGATGGCGCAAGTTCCTCCAGCAGCGAACCGGATTCGAGCAGCGCCGAGAGCGCGCCGTCTTCGAGCGCCTCCGTGCCGACAAGTTCCTCGAGCAGCGAAAAAAGCAGCTCGTCCGTCACCGCCTCGTCGAGTTCCAACGCGGGCTAG
- a CDS encoding efflux RND transporter periplasmic adaptor subunit, with product MSLIIVLFAFGLSAAAGFDGVTEPINQAKIGFTVPGKIDSIWVKEGAFVRKGDTLMNLVKTEEELKARITKITAKDTSSIVSARVKMETYEKDWQVTKKLFETSNSISAEQLWEKEMNFRIAKEEWEAAKVSKSRDSLEYRMARAQLQKQYLLAPFDGEIVSIAKNNSESVEALEPIIEIADVRTCRMTAYIIVNKADRLKVGQTVKLSLNGSSKTRTKKGTIEFISPVVDKASLLRTVKVIFDNSNPSIEPGVTGKILLP from the coding sequence TTGTCTTTGATAATCGTTTTATTCGCCTTCGGGCTTTCGGCCGCCGCCGGCTTCGACGGAGTCACGGAACCTATCAACCAGGCGAAAATCGGGTTCACCGTCCCCGGCAAAATAGACAGCATCTGGGTCAAGGAAGGCGCATTCGTCCGCAAGGGCGACACGCTGATGAACCTCGTCAAGACCGAAGAAGAGCTGAAGGCCCGCATCACCAAGATTACCGCGAAGGACACCTCGAGCATCGTCTCGGCACGCGTCAAGATGGAAACCTACGAGAAGGACTGGCAGGTGACCAAGAAGCTCTTCGAGACGTCCAATTCCATCAGCGCCGAGCAGCTCTGGGAAAAGGAGATGAACTTCCGCATCGCGAAAGAGGAATGGGAAGCGGCGAAGGTGAGCAAGTCCAGGGATTCGCTCGAATACCGCATGGCGCGCGCGCAGCTGCAAAAGCAGTACCTCCTCGCCCCCTTCGACGGCGAAATCGTGAGCATCGCGAAGAACAACAGCGAGAGCGTCGAGGCGCTGGAACCCATCATCGAGATTGCCGACGTGCGCACCTGCCGCATGACCGCCTACATCATCGTGAACAAGGCGGATAGGCTGAAGGTCGGGCAGACGGTGAAACTTTCGCTGAACGGCTCGTCGAAGACCCGCACCAAGAAGGGGACCATCGAGTTCATCTCGCCCGTCGTCGACAAGGCGAGCCTGCTGCGCACCGTCAAGGTGATTTTCGACAACTCCAACCCATCCATAGAACCGGGCGTCACCGGAAAGATCCTGCTGCCGTAA
- a CDS encoding DUF3467 domain-containing protein codes for MAENKSAMTQPEVVWNDANMKSLYVNATNVVAGREEVMMLLGLNQAWNMGQSKVNVDIAERVVMTPYTAKRLAIMLAATLKAYEAKYGTIDLGLEKAPSAAAEKKAK; via the coding sequence ATGGCAGAAAATAAGAGTGCAATGACCCAGCCCGAAGTCGTCTGGAACGACGCCAACATGAAGAGCCTTTACGTGAACGCCACCAACGTCGTGGCCGGCCGCGAAGAGGTGATGATGCTCCTCGGCCTCAACCAGGCTTGGAATATGGGCCAGAGCAAGGTGAACGTCGACATCGCCGAACGCGTCGTGATGACTCCGTACACGGCAAAGCGCCTCGCCATCATGCTCGCCGCCACCCTCAAGGCGTACGAAGCCAAGTACGGCACCATCGATCTCGGTCTCGAAAAGGCCCCGAGCGCTGCAGCCGAAAAGAAGGCGAAGTAA
- a CDS encoding FISUMP domain-containing protein, protein MKRFVLTTAFACLFLVLAACDDDESSFVRPGDDSSSSIEEESSSSDTPKSSESAKSSSSVTPKSSESAKSSSSSVTPKSSVSETSVSSSNAKSSSSTKSSSSSVTPKSSSSETSVSSSSAKSSSSSAKSSSSAKSSSSVTQQSSSSEYVPFDHSKALAEDWRIGENRYKTFTDPRNGRSYYYITITGTDTVRKVASVTVMAENLNIGEMVLGENDQNNDSKIERYCYNNDTTKCDEFGGLYQWAEMMQLPSRCNTESCADLIQPNHQGICPDGWRLFNFNDYVIVINAEGNDDGVKGMRSMHGFSGTNSSGFSLTGTGKRTKKGGFDRLKKTAYWFYPQEHEYDEKLYVYNANISADTDFAPSADDGDEKVFGFSVRCTKLEE, encoded by the coding sequence ATGAAGAGATTTGTATTGACCACGGCATTCGCCTGCCTGTTCCTTGTTCTTGCAGCTTGCGATGACGATGAAAGTAGTTTTGTCCGTCCCGGTGACGATTCTTCTTCCAGCATTGAAGAGGAATCCTCCTCTAGCGACACACCGAAGTCGAGCGAATCTGCGAAGTCTTCTAGCAGCGTCACACCGAAGTCGAGCGAATCTGCGAAGTCTTCTTCTTCCAGCGTCACACCGAAGTCGAGCGTGAGCGAGACAAGTGTGTCCAGTAGCAATGCAAAATCCAGCAGCAGTACGAAGTCTTCTTCTTCCAGCGTCACACCGAAGTCGAGCAGCAGCGAGACAAGTGTGTCCAGTAGCAGTGCAAAATCTTCCAGCAGCTCTGCAAAATCTAGCAGCAGTGCGAAGTCTTCTTCCAGCGTCACTCAGCAGTCCAGTAGCAGTGAATATGTGCCGTTTGACCACTCCAAGGCTTTAGCGGAAGATTGGCGTATAGGTGAAAATCGTTATAAGACATTTACGGATCCGCGCAATGGCCGTAGCTATTACTATATAACAATAACGGGTACGGATACTGTGCGTAAGGTTGCCTCGGTGACTGTGATGGCAGAAAACTTGAATATCGGCGAGATGGTGCTCGGCGAAAACGACCAGAACAACGATTCCAAGATCGAACGTTACTGCTACAACAATGATACCACCAAGTGCGACGAATTTGGAGGCCTCTACCAGTGGGCTGAGATGATGCAGCTGCCAAGCCGCTGCAATACTGAAAGTTGTGCAGATTTGATCCAGCCGAACCACCAGGGAATCTGCCCCGATGGCTGGAGATTGTTTAATTTTAATGATTATGTCATAGTGATAAATGCCGAAGGAAATGATGACGGCGTCAAGGGAATGCGTTCGATGCATGGTTTCAGTGGAACGAATAGCAGCGGATTTTCCCTGACCGGAACTGGAAAGAGAACGAAAAAGGGGGGGTTTGATCGTTTGAAAAAGACTGCTTATTGGTTTTATCCACAAGAACATGAATATGATGAAAAATTGTATGTGTATAATGCAAATATATCTGCAGACACTGATTTTGCTCCGTCTGCAGATGATGGGGATGAAAAAGTTTTTGGCTTCTCCGTCCGCTGTACTAAACTAGAAGAATAA
- a CDS encoding LEPR-XLL domain-containing protein, translating into MSKNVKSNNKNTKKSTRNIYKIETLEPRLMMDAESGFDADRLDDYSEQIESISGNIGE; encoded by the coding sequence ATGTCCAAGAACGTCAAGTCCAACAACAAGAACACCAAGAAGTCTACCCGCAACATTTACAAGATCGAGACCCTTGAGCCTCGCCTGATGATGGATGCCGAGTCGGGATTTGACGCCGACCGCCTGGATGATTATTCCGAACAGATTGAATCTATTTCCGGTAACATCGGGGAGTAG